The following are encoded together in the Thunnus albacares chromosome 7, fThuAlb1.1, whole genome shotgun sequence genome:
- the LOC122985304 gene encoding C-C motif chemokine 3-like, whose protein sequence is MASNLASCRPKGNGKREQEKRDQQMTSVTVMMSVTACLSYVAELFIHSCVFAGLRGSGPKKCCFRFNEKPVPKSRVVSYIRTSKQCSIPAVLLKTEAGRQLCVRPSAPWVKELISHLNATLVPWETSNL, encoded by the exons ATGGCATCAAATTTAGCTTCCTGCAGGCCCAAAGGAAATGGAAAAAGGGAACAAGAGAAAAGGGACCAACAGATGACGTCTGTGACTGTGATGATGTCTGTGACTGCGTGTTTGTCGTATGTTGCTGAGTTGTtcattcacagctgtgtgtttgcaggtttGCGCGGTTCTGGTCCAAAGAAATGCTGCTTTCGTTTCAATGAGAAACCAGTGCCTAAAAGCCGAGTGGTCAGCTACATCAGGACCAGCAAGCAGTGCTCCATCCCTGCTGTGTT gCTGAAGACAGAGGCAGGTCGTCAGCTGTGTGTCAGACCATCAGCTCCTTGGGTGAAGGAGCTCATCAGCCACCTGAATGCCACACTTGTCCCATGGGAGACATCCAACCTGTAA